Proteins from one Poecile atricapillus isolate bPoeAtr1 chromosome 6, bPoeAtr1.hap1, whole genome shotgun sequence genomic window:
- the NPM3 gene encoding nucleoplasmin-3, translating into MGRKYPNSRLWGAAAGPFGSVPGGGCGAGLLGTALHGPPRSLSLSQRRRLMEPHGPACPGSVLFGCELTASTKSYTFQVDKEDDSDHILALSVVCLTDGAKDECNVVEVVGRNHENQEIAVPVANLKLSCQPLLSLDNFKLQPPVTFRLAAGSGPVHLTGWHKIMHREDASFEEDDDLSEEDEEELPPIMPAKK; encoded by the exons ATGGGCAGGAAATACCCGAATTCAAGGCTGTGGGGCGCTGCCGCAGGACCCTTTGGTTCGGTCCCCGGGGGCGGGTGCGGGGCGGGGCTGCTCGGTACGGCTCTGCACGGCCCGCCccgctccctcagcctctcccagcGCCGCCGCCTCATGGAGCCGCACGGGCCCGCCTGCCCCGGCAGCGTTCTCTTCG gCTGTGAGCTGACTGCCAGTACCAAATCCTACACATTTCAGGTGGATAAAGAAGATGACTCTGACCACATTTTAGCACTGTCTGTG GTCTGCCTCACTGATGGTGCCAAGGATGAGTGCAACGTGGTGGAGGTTGTTGGGCGAAACCATGAGAACCAAGAGATCGCTGTGCCTGTGGCAAATCTGAAATTGTCATGCCAACCCTTG CTGAGTCTGGACAACTTCAAGCTGCAGCCTCCGGTGACCTTTCGCCTGGCAGCAGGCTCTGGCCCAGTGCACCTCACCGGCTGGCACAAGATCA TGCACAGGGAAGATGCTTCCTTTGAGGAGGATGATGACTTGtctgaggaggatgaggaggagctTCCTCCTATTATGCCAGCCAAGAAGTAG